A genomic segment from Chitinophagaceae bacterium encodes:
- a CDS encoding alpha-glucosidase C-terminal domain-containing protein codes for MDTSVLNTTFWIHQTNVYEVNLRQYTAEGTLNAFVQHLPRLKAMGVETLWFMPITPIAQKNKKGNLGSYYAAADYTSVSPEFGTMDDFKKLVAQAHEMGFKVIIDWVANHTGWDHKWTLEHPDFYEKDSATGTFKIASGMDDIIELDYKNPQLRKAMIDAMLYWIKEADIDGFRCDLATWVELDFWQEAKPELEKTKKLFWLGEFDALENPEYLQVFDAAYCWTWMHKTEDFYKGKTDLATLKELLNRYDSACGNNKMTLWFTTNHDENSWNGTEYEKYGDMAQALAVLSFTWNGIPLIYSGQELPNKKRLKFFEKDTIEWNRKFELQNFYHTLLALRKSNVALSAGDPSVRTYLLKTRYEDKVLAYLRKNGKKEVLVLLNFSKDDLSFTIESEKLKGNFQDVFNKENSFEANADKKFNVKPWQYLVFEK; via the coding sequence ATGGATACATCAGTTTTAAATACAACCTTTTGGATACATCAAACCAATGTGTATGAAGTAAACTTGCGCCAATACACAGCCGAGGGCACCCTAAATGCCTTTGTTCAACATTTGCCACGCCTTAAAGCAATGGGTGTGGAAACACTTTGGTTTATGCCCATTACGCCAATTGCACAAAAAAATAAAAAAGGCAATTTGGGCAGCTATTATGCTGCCGCAGATTACACTTCGGTAAGCCCCGAATTTGGAACAATGGACGATTTTAAAAAACTGGTTGCACAAGCGCATGAAATGGGCTTTAAAGTAATAATTGACTGGGTGGCCAACCACACAGGATGGGACCATAAGTGGACATTGGAGCATCCCGATTTTTATGAAAAAGACAGCGCCACAGGAACCTTTAAAATTGCCAGTGGCATGGACGATATTATTGAGCTTGATTACAAAAACCCCCAATTGCGTAAGGCGATGATAGATGCCATGCTCTACTGGATTAAGGAAGCAGATATTGATGGCTTTCGGTGCGACCTTGCCACATGGGTGGAACTGGATTTTTGGCAGGAAGCTAAACCCGAACTTGAAAAAACAAAAAAATTATTTTGGTTGGGAGAATTTGATGCGCTGGAAAACCCGGAGTATCTACAAGTATTTGATGCAGCTTACTGCTGGACCTGGATGCACAAAACCGAAGATTTCTATAAAGGCAAAACCGACCTTGCAACGCTAAAGGAATTACTGAACAGGTATGATTCTGCCTGCGGAAATAATAAGATGACCCTTTGGTTTACTACAAACCATGATGAAAACAGCTGGAACGGCACAGAATATGAAAAATACGGCGATATGGCCCAAGCCTTAGCTGTTTTGAGTTTTACCTGGAACGGCATACCGCTCATTTACAGCGGGCAGGAACTGCCCAATAAAAAACGCCTGAAATTTTTTGAGAAAGATACCATTGAATGGAATAGGAAATTTGAACTCCAGAATTTTTACCATACTCTGCTTGCCTTAAGAAAAAGTAATGTAGCCCTAAGTGCCGGCGACCCTTCGGTAAGAACCTATCTTTTAAAAACCAGATACGAAGATAAAGTGCTTGCTTATTTGCGTAAAAACGGCAAAAAAGAAGTGCTGGTTTTGCTCAACTTCAGTAAAGATGATTTAAGCTTTACCATTGAAAGTGAAAAGCTAAAAGGTAATTTCCAGGATGTGTTTAACAAAGAAAATAGTTTTGAAGCCAATGCAGATAAAAAATTCAATGTAAAACCCTGGCAATATTTAGTGTTTGAAAAATAA
- a CDS encoding glucose-1-phosphate adenylyltransferase: protein MIGNKVVAVILGGGAGTRLYPLTVTRSKPAVPIAGKYRLVDIPISNCINSNINRMFVLTQYNSASLNKHIKNTYQFSGFSSGFVDILAAEQTPESREWFQGTADAVRQSLKHIRNTDFDYVLILSGDQLYQMDFADIIDNHIHQKADLTIATIPVGEREAPEFGILKTNETKVITSFIEKPAKEILPQWESDTGPEMQTQGRNYLASMGIYVFNRSLLFDELQNEYKEAKDFGKEIIPQSIHKHKVISYQYDGYWTDIGNIYSFFEANLALTQDIPPFNLFDNNKMVYSRARMLPPAKISGSNLNNTLLAEGSIIKAEKISNSVIGIRSRIGTGTIIEGCYLMGSDFYETLEEIAHNFKNKIPPVGIGDNCHLKNVIVDKGCRIGNNVIIKGGNHLADNDHAIYAVKDGIVVIKKHAVVPDGFVLE from the coding sequence ATGATAGGCAATAAAGTTGTAGCAGTAATTTTAGGAGGCGGCGCCGGTACAAGGTTGTATCCACTTACAGTTACCCGAAGCAAACCGGCTGTACCAATTGCCGGAAAATACCGGCTGGTTGATATACCCATTAGCAATTGCATCAACAGCAATATCAACCGCATGTTTGTTCTTACGCAATATAATTCGGCGTCATTAAATAAACATATTAAGAACACCTACCAGTTTAGTGGTTTCAGCAGCGGGTTTGTAGATATACTGGCTGCGGAGCAAACACCCGAAAGCAGGGAATGGTTTCAGGGTACTGCAGATGCCGTACGCCAAAGTTTAAAACACATTCGCAATACCGATTTTGATTATGTACTTATTCTAAGCGGCGACCAGCTTTATCAAATGGATTTTGCCGATATTATTGACAACCATATCCACCAAAAAGCCGACCTCACCATTGCAACTATCCCTGTTGGCGAAAGGGAAGCGCCTGAATTTGGCATTTTAAAAACAAACGAAACAAAAGTTATTACTTCTTTTATTGAAAAACCGGCAAAAGAAATCTTGCCACAATGGGAAAGCGATACCGGCCCCGAAATGCAAACCCAGGGCAGAAACTACCTGGCCTCAATGGGTATTTACGTATTTAACCGCAGCCTGTTGTTTGACGAGTTACAAAATGAATATAAAGAAGCAAAAGATTTTGGTAAAGAAATTATTCCACAATCAATTCATAAGCATAAAGTAATTAGTTACCAATACGATGGCTATTGGACAGATATTGGGAATATTTATTCCTTCTTTGAAGCCAACCTTGCACTCACCCAGGATATTCCTCCATTTAATTTATTTGACAATAATAAAATGGTGTACAGCCGTGCCAGGATGTTGCCCCCGGCAAAAATTAGCGGCTCCAATTTAAACAATACCTTGCTGGCAGAAGGCTCTATCATAAAAGCAGAAAAAATTTCAAACTCTGTAATTGGCATCCGCAGCCGTATTGGCACTGGCACCATTATTGAAGGCTGCTATTTAATGGGTAGCGATTTTTATGAAACCCTGGAAGAAATTGCCCATAATTTTAAAAACAAAATACCACCCGTAGGTATTGGTGATAACTGCCATTTGAAAAATGTAATTGTAGATAAAGGATGCCGCATTGGCAATAATGTAATAATAAAAGGTGGCAACCATTTGGCCGATAATGATCATGCAATTTATGCAGTAAAAGACGGCATTGTGGTAATAAAAAAACATGCCGTAGTGCCCGATGGCTTTGTGCTTGAATAG
- a CDS encoding (d)CMP kinase, producing the protein MAKKIIITIDGWSSCGKSTLAKQLANALGYVYIDSGAMYRAITLYFLRKNTDWSDEKEVTEALNEIHLHFEYNPKSEQSEIFLNEENVEYLIRDLVVAEKVSEVATIASVRSLAVAQQQRMGRHKGIVMDGRDIGTTVFPHAELKIFMTADLDVRVDRRFLEMQAKNPNVTIDEVRNNLQTRDHIDSTRKVSPLKQADDAEVIDNTHLTQEEQLDIALKLVAQRL; encoded by the coding sequence ATGGCGAAAAAAATAATTATTACCATTGATGGCTGGAGCAGTTGTGGAAAAAGCACCCTGGCAAAGCAATTGGCCAATGCGCTGGGATATGTTTATATTGACAGCGGTGCAATGTACCGTGCAATTACACTATATTTTTTAAGAAAAAATACCGACTGGAGCGATGAAAAAGAAGTAACCGAAGCGTTAAATGAAATCCATTTGCATTTTGAATACAACCCAAAATCTGAACAGTCGGAAATTTTTTTAAACGAAGAAAATGTGGAGTATTTAATAAGGGACCTGGTAGTGGCGGAAAAAGTGAGCGAAGTGGCCACTATTGCATCGGTAAGGTCGCTGGCCGTAGCTCAACAACAAAGAATGGGCCGCCACAAAGGTATTGTAATGGACGGAAGGGATATTGGTACCACAGTTTTTCCCCATGCCGAATTGAAAATTTTTATGACGGCCGACCTTGACGTAAGGGTAGACAGGCGTTTTTTGGAAATGCAGGCCAAAAACCCCAACGTAACTATTGATGAAGTAAGGAATAACCTGCAAACCCGTGACCATATTGATTCTACCCGAAAAGTGAGCCCATTAAAACAGGCCGATGATGCCGAAGTGATAGATAATACCCATCTTACCCAGGAAGAACAACTGGATATAGCTTTAAAGCTTGTGGCACAAAGGCTATAA
- a CDS encoding ribonuclease Z produces the protein MLALTILGNNSALPANGRNPTAQVLQTQSEAYLVDCGEGTQQQMVKYKIRTSKLAHIFISHLHGDHYFGLIGLLTSMGLLGRTSAIHLYAAPALQKIIHLQLDAADTQLPYPLYFHPILEEGIICNDGKITVQSFAVNHRIACWGFLFKEIKNPRKIDPERVKSFEVPAAYYEQLQKGHDYKTKKGDIILNDQLTIAATAAKSYAFCADTKFNPAIAEKVKSVDLLYHEATYLKDLEQRAEARYHSTAEQAATIAKLANAKKLLIGHFSSKYETLTGFLEEAKEVFENTEIAREGVCFKI, from the coding sequence TTGCTTGCTTTAACCATACTTGGAAATAATTCTGCCCTGCCTGCAAACGGGCGGAACCCTACTGCACAGGTTTTGCAAACCCAATCGGAAGCATACCTTGTGGATTGTGGGGAAGGTACTCAGCAACAGATGGTGAAATACAAAATCCGCACTTCAAAACTTGCCCATATTTTTATTTCGCACCTGCATGGCGACCATTATTTTGGATTAATTGGACTGCTTACCAGTATGGGTTTGCTTGGCCGTACTTCAGCGATACATTTGTATGCAGCACCTGCTTTGCAAAAAATCATTCATTTGCAACTGGATGCTGCTGATACGCAATTGCCCTACCCGCTTTATTTTCACCCTATTTTAGAAGAGGGCATTATTTGTAACGATGGAAAAATTACGGTGCAAAGTTTTGCCGTAAACCACCGCATTGCCTGCTGGGGCTTTTTGTTTAAAGAAATTAAAAACCCCAGAAAAATTGATCCGGAAAGGGTAAAATCTTTTGAGGTTCCTGCAGCTTATTACGAGCAATTGCAAAAAGGCCATGATTATAAAACAAAAAAAGGCGATATTATTTTAAATGACCAACTTACCATTGCGGCAACTGCTGCTAAGTCATACGCTTTTTGTGCTGATACAAAATTTAACCCTGCAATTGCCGAAAAAGTAAAATCGGTGGACCTGCTTTACCATGAAGCAACTTATTTAAAAGATTTGGAGCAAAGGGCCGAAGCACGGTACCACTCCACTGCAGAGCAGGCTGCTACAATTGCTAAACTCGCCAATGCAAAAAAATTATTGATTGGCCATTTCTCCTCCAAGTATGAAACTTTAACCGGTTTTTTAGAAGAAGCCAAAGAAGTATTTGAAAATACTGAAATTGCCCGTGAAGGCGTGTGCTTCAAAATTTAA
- a CDS encoding 4-hydroxy-tetrahydrodipicolinate synthase, whose product MSLRNILKGTGVAVVTPFAKNGAVDYDALGKLLDYIIGNNVEYIVTLGTTGETPVLTTKEKIDIIQATYAHVNSRVPVIVGIGGNNTHEVVEQLAILPLKDATAILSASPFYNKPSQEGIFQHYRAIAEKSPKPVILYNVPSRTGRNMEAATTLRLATEVHNIAGIKEASGDMVQCMAILKDAPPQFLVVSGDDALALPQLACGMDGVISVAANSFPKQFSDMVRLCLSGNFASAKKINDTLIDAFHLMFAENNPAGVKAFLAEMGIMQNTLRLPNVPLNGTLHQQVKKYLQKNPV is encoded by the coding sequence ATGAGTTTGCGTAATATTTTAAAAGGAACAGGCGTAGCAGTTGTTACGCCATTTGCAAAAAACGGTGCAGTAGATTATGATGCCCTGGGTAAGTTGCTGGATTATATTATTGGAAATAATGTTGAATATATTGTAACTCTTGGCACAACAGGAGAAACCCCGGTATTAACCACAAAAGAAAAAATAGATATTATACAGGCCACTTATGCGCATGTTAACAGCCGTGTACCTGTGATAGTAGGCATTGGGGGAAATAATACACATGAAGTAGTGGAGCAACTGGCCATACTACCTTTAAAAGATGCAACGGCAATACTTAGTGCAAGCCCATTTTACAATAAACCATCCCAGGAAGGTATTTTTCAGCACTATCGTGCCATTGCAGAAAAAAGCCCCAAGCCGGTTATCTTATATAATGTTCCTTCCCGCACCGGCAGAAATATGGAAGCAGCTACAACATTAAGGCTTGCTACCGAAGTACACAATATTGCCGGTATTAAAGAAGCCAGCGGAGATATGGTACAATGTATGGCCATATTAAAAGATGCACCTCCTCAATTTCTGGTAGTAAGCGGTGATGATGCCCTGGCTTTACCCCAATTAGCCTGTGGTATGGATGGCGTAATAAGTGTAGCTGCAAATAGTTTTCCAAAGCAATTTAGCGATATGGTAAGGTTATGCCTATCCGGAAATTTTGCTTCGGCAAAAAAAATAAATGATACACTTATTGATGCCTTTCATTTAATGTTTGCAGAAAATAACCCGGCCGGGGTAAAAGCATTTTTGGCTGAAATGGGCATTATGCAAAATACGCTGCGACTGCCCAATGTACCATTAAACGGCACACTTCACCAGCAGGTAAAAAAATACCTACAAAAAAACCCGGTATAA
- a CDS encoding ATP-dependent Clp protease ATP-binding subunit — protein sequence MDNNFSAQVKEIISYSREEALRLGNDFIGTEHIVLGLIRDNDNTAIKLLKALHVDIAELRKEIEMAVKDKSGKNIANINSLPLTKQAEKVLRISYLEAKSLKSQYAESEHLVLSILKNKENVATQLLNQFEVDYDTFKSELNFQAGSEPQAEYNEEDEFSEERRYGQQRSQKSSANQPKTKTPVLDNFGRDITRLAEQQALDPIVGRENEIERVSQILSRRKKNNPILIGEPGVGKTAIVEGLALRIVQRKVSRVLFDKRVVSLDLAALVAGTKYRGQFEERMKAIMNELEKNRDVILFIDEIHTIVGAGGASGSLDASNIFKPALARGELQCIGASTLDEYRMHIEKDGALDRRFQKVLVEQPSVEETIQILNNIKSKYEDYHNVTYSQMAIDACVKLSDRYMTDRLLPDKAIDVLDEVGARKHIKNIKVPESILELEKKIEDIKLEKNKVVKSQKFEEAASLRDSEKKLQEDLEKAKLDWEEESKNKRFPIEEEDIAEVVNMMTGIPVQRMVQAETEKLRRMNEELKGAVIGQDDAISKVVKAIQRNRVGLKDPKKPIGSFIFLGPTGVGKTELARSLARYMFDSEDALIRIDMSEYMEKFTVSRLIGAPPGYVGYEEGGQLTERVRRKPYSVILLDEIEKAHPDIFNILLQVLDDGQLTDGLGRKVDFKNTLIIMTSNIGARQLKDFGDGVGFATASRMEQSDENNKAVIEKALKRTFSPEFLNRIDDVVIFNTLTKENIFEIIDILMKGVMHRLNNLGFSLELTEDAKNFIADKGYDSQFGARPLHRAIQKYLEDALAEEILNMQIKAGDIVIADLDKEAQKLKFKHNEEPKKKEKKSEA from the coding sequence ATGGATAATAACTTTTCAGCCCAGGTAAAAGAAATCATTTCTTACAGCAGGGAAGAAGCTTTGCGGTTGGGTAATGATTTTATAGGAACAGAGCATATCGTTCTTGGTTTAATAAGGGATAATGATAATACCGCTATAAAATTATTAAAGGCATTGCATGTAGATATAGCCGAACTACGCAAAGAAATTGAAATGGCTGTAAAAGATAAATCAGGAAAAAATATTGCCAATATCAATTCACTGCCATTAACCAAGCAGGCCGAAAAGGTTTTGCGTATCAGTTACCTCGAGGCTAAATCCCTCAAGAGCCAGTATGCCGAAAGCGAGCACCTGGTGCTTTCCATTTTAAAAAATAAAGAAAATGTTGCCACCCAACTGCTCAACCAGTTTGAAGTGGATTATGATACATTTAAAAGTGAATTAAATTTTCAGGCAGGCAGCGAACCACAGGCAGAGTACAATGAAGAAGATGAGTTTAGTGAAGAAAGGAGATATGGTCAGCAACGCTCCCAAAAATCATCGGCCAACCAACCCAAAACAAAAACGCCTGTACTGGATAATTTTGGCAGAGATATTACCCGGCTTGCCGAGCAGCAGGCCCTCGATCCAATTGTAGGAAGGGAAAATGAAATAGAAAGGGTTTCTCAAATACTCAGCCGCCGCAAAAAAAACAACCCTATTTTAATTGGTGAACCTGGCGTGGGCAAAACCGCCATTGTTGAAGGTTTAGCCTTACGCATTGTGCAAAGAAAAGTTTCCCGTGTATTGTTTGATAAAAGAGTGGTAAGCCTGGACCTGGCAGCTTTAGTTGCAGGTACAAAATACCGTGGCCAGTTTGAAGAAAGAATGAAGGCCATTATGAATGAACTGGAAAAAAACCGGGACGTAATTTTGTTTATAGATGAAATACACACCATTGTAGGAGCAGGTGGCGCCAGCGGATCATTAGATGCTTCTAATATTTTTAAACCGGCGCTTGCACGTGGCGAACTGCAATGCATTGGCGCAAGCACTTTGGATGAGTACCGGATGCATATTGAAAAAGACGGAGCCCTGGACCGACGTTTTCAAAAAGTGCTGGTAGAGCAACCTTCGGTAGAAGAAACCATACAAATACTTAACAACATTAAAAGCAAATATGAAGATTACCACAATGTGACTTACAGCCAAATGGCCATAGATGCCTGTGTAAAACTCAGCGACAGGTATATGACCGACCGCCTGCTGCCAGACAAAGCCATTGATGTACTGGATGAAGTAGGCGCAAGAAAGCACATAAAAAACATTAAAGTGCCAGAGTCTATCCTGGAATTAGAAAAGAAAATTGAAGACATAAAGCTGGAAAAAAACAAAGTGGTGAAGAGCCAAAAATTTGAAGAAGCGGCTTCACTAAGGGACTCAGAAAAAAAATTACAGGAAGACCTCGAAAAAGCAAAATTAGACTGGGAAGAAGAAAGTAAAAATAAACGCTTTCCCATAGAAGAAGAAGATATTGCCGAAGTGGTGAATATGATGACGGGAATACCCGTTCAGCGTATGGTTCAGGCCGAAACGGAAAAACTGCGCCGCATGAACGAAGAATTAAAAGGCGCAGTAATTGGCCAGGATGATGCCATAAGCAAAGTAGTAAAAGCCATTCAACGCAACCGGGTAGGGTTAAAAGACCCTAAAAAACCTATTGGCTCTTTTATATTTCTTGGGCCAACAGGCGTAGGTAAAACAGAACTTGCACGCTCCCTGGCACGCTATATGTTCGACAGCGAAGATGCACTCATTCGCATTGACATGAGTGAGTACATGGAAAAATTTACCGTAAGCCGCCTCATTGGTGCTCCTCCGGGCTATGTAGGTTATGAAGAAGGCGGACAACTTACCGAAAGGGTAAGGCGCAAACCTTACAGCGTAATTTTGTTGGATGAAATTGAAAAAGCACACCCCGATATTTTTAATATTTTATTACAGGTACTCGACGATGGACAGCTTACCGACGGATTGGGCCGTAAGGTAGATTTTAAAAATACCTTAATCATCATGACCTCAAATATTGGCGCAAGGCAATTGAAAGACTTTGGGGATGGCGTAGGGTTTGCTACGGCAAGCAGGATGGAGCAATCTGACGAAAACAATAAAGCCGTAATTGAAAAAGCTTTGAAACGCACTTTCAGCCCCGAGTTTTTAAACCGCATTGATGATGTAGTAATTTTCAATACACTCACTAAAGAAAATATTTTTGAGATAATTGATATTTTAATGAAAGGTGTAATGCACAGGCTCAATAACCTGGGCTTTAGCCTGGAATTAACCGAAGATGCCAAAAATTTTATTGCCGATAAAGGATACGACAGCCAGTTTGGTGCAAGGCCGCTGCACCGGGCTATTCAAAAATATCTTGAAGATGCACTGGCAGAAGAAATATTGAATATGCAGATTAAAGCCGGCGATATAGTAATTGCCGACCTGGATAAAGAAGCGCAAAAACTAAAGTTTAAACACAACGAAGAGCCAAAGAAAAAAGAAAAAAAATCGGAAGCATAA
- a CDS encoding STAS domain-containing protein — MNVKIDTKEKFTVIGLNEPDISANMTAEMGNLLSSFIKKTIPHLVLNMSQVKNISDDAAYSIATIQHEFYEKNFSFVICALTELVEAVFERLELMEVINVTPTESEAWDIVQMEEIERELLGGFDEEE, encoded by the coding sequence ATGAATGTCAAAATAGATACCAAAGAAAAATTTACCGTAATTGGCCTAAATGAGCCCGATATTTCTGCTAATATGACAGCGGAAATGGGTAATTTATTGTCTTCTTTCATAAAAAAAACAATTCCGCACCTTGTTTTAAACATGTCACAGGTGAAAAATATCAGCGATGATGCGGCTTACAGCATTGCTACTATTCAGCATGAATTTTATGAAAAGAATTTTTCTTTTGTGATTTGTGCATTGACAGAACTTGTAGAAGCGGTATTTGAGCGGCTGGAGCTTATGGAAGTGATAAATGTAACGCCAACCGAAAGCGAAGCCTGGGATATTGTACAAATGGAAGAAATTGAAAGAGAATTGCTTGGGGGATTTGATGAGGAGGAATAA
- a CDS encoding alpha/beta hydrolase: MLSIKNIYSLFIIFFFYQANAQHNLKLVVQNLSATHLNDTVYVAGNFNGWNPGKTAMAFQQDKNVWEIILSLPTDQYEFKFTLGSWDNVQVTKSGKDAANNSMKLLNDTSIFFTIVAWKNEFEVLPKKHTASNHVTIMDTAFNIPQLNSKRKIWVYLPRDYENNNKRYPVLYMHDGQNLFDEYTGNFGEWGVDEALDSLIKTGAPACIVVGINNGPNRINEYNPYNTDRFGKGEGDNYLQFIVNNLKPYIDKHYKTLSQKENTIIAGSSMGGLISYYAVAKYPSVFGKAGVFSPSFWIAPQMDSLTQAVAPSLSGKYFFYMGGKESEEAIPDMFNIVTELGKSSKSLILTVTDPEGQHNEPTWRKWFPYFYKWIIADWTNQVISLN, encoded by the coding sequence ATGCTCTCAATAAAAAATATTTATTCTCTTTTCATTATTTTTTTCTTTTACCAGGCAAATGCACAGCATAATTTAAAACTGGTAGTACAAAACCTTTCTGCTACGCACCTAAACGACACAGTTTATGTTGCAGGGAACTTTAATGGTTGGAATCCGGGTAAAACAGCTATGGCTTTTCAACAGGATAAAAATGTTTGGGAAATAATATTATCATTACCCACTGACCAATACGAATTTAAATTTACCCTTGGCTCCTGGGATAATGTGCAGGTAACTAAAAGCGGAAAAGATGCTGCAAACAACAGCATGAAATTATTAAATGATACCAGCATTTTTTTTACTATAGTTGCATGGAAAAACGAATTTGAAGTATTGCCCAAAAAACATACAGCAAGCAATCATGTAACCATTATGGATACTGCATTTAATATACCGCAATTAAACAGCAAAAGAAAAATATGGGTTTACCTGCCCCGTGATTATGAAAACAATAATAAGCGTTACCCGGTTTTATATATGCACGACGGCCAAAATTTATTTGATGAATACACGGGAAATTTTGGTGAGTGGGGCGTAGATGAAGCCCTCGATTCATTAATTAAAACAGGAGCCCCGGCATGTATTGTTGTGGGCATTAACAATGGCCCAAACCGCATTAATGAATACAACCCTTACAACACGGATAGGTTTGGAAAAGGGGAAGGCGATAATTATTTGCAATTTATTGTAAACAACCTAAAGCCTTATATTGACAAACATTACAAAACCCTTTCCCAAAAAGAAAATACTATTATTGCCGGCAGTTCAATGGGCGGATTGATTTCCTATTATGCCGTTGCAAAATATCCATCTGTTTTTGGGAAGGCAGGTGTTTTTTCTCCATCGTTTTGGATAGCGCCGCAAATGGACAGTTTAACCCAGGCAGTTGCCCCTTCACTTTCGGGCAAATATTTTTTTTATATGGGTGGAAAAGAATCGGAAGAAGCTATTCCCGACATGTTTAATATTGTTACTGAGCTTGGCAAAAGTTCAAAATCATTAATACTCACCGTAACCGACCCTGAGGGACAACATAATGAACCAACCTGGAGAAAATGGTTCCCTTACTTTTATAAATGGATTATTGCCGACTGGACCAACCAGGTGATTTCTCTAAATTAA
- a CDS encoding 4-hydroxy-3-methylbut-2-enyl diphosphate reductase yields the protein MKQFTIPFTYRSPLISLIKEKRRQQDKMKKDFSPTLLDFGPVQIFLARHFGFCYGVENAIEIAFKTIDENPGKKIYLLSEMIHNPRVNADLKERGVVFLQDTFGKKLIPFEEITRHDIVLIPAFGTTLKIEEELKSIGVVTEQYNTTCPFVEKVWNRSRQIAEKKYTVIVHGKPTHEETRATFSHAANNTATVIINNMEEAMQLGKYITGEKPAAGFYAEFAKRYSDGFNVEKDLQRIGVVNQTTMLASDTQSIADYLKQVMINKYHLTPENIDLHFADTRDTLCYATNDNQGAVYSMLQQTADMAIVVGGYNSSNTSHLVELCEEQLPTYFIKDESKIISADEIMHFNFHDKAEKTSSHYLPEKKPLRILITSGASCPDALVEQVIEKIISFFPDAKSIKDIEENLRQTL from the coding sequence ATGAAGCAATTTACAATTCCCTTTACATACCGCAGTCCTTTAATTTCACTAATTAAGGAAAAAAGACGGCAGCAGGATAAAATGAAGAAAGATTTTAGCCCTACTTTGTTGGATTTTGGGCCTGTGCAGATTTTTCTTGCCCGCCATTTTGGCTTTTGCTACGGCGTAGAAAATGCTATTGAAATTGCCTTTAAAACCATTGATGAAAACCCTGGAAAAAAAATTTATCTGCTCAGTGAAATGATCCACAACCCACGGGTAAATGCCGATCTCAAAGAAAGGGGCGTTGTTTTTTTACAGGACACTTTTGGCAAAAAACTCATTCCGTTTGAAGAAATTACCCGGCACGATATTGTACTGATACCTGCATTTGGAACTACTTTAAAAATTGAAGAAGAGTTAAAAAGCATAGGTGTGGTTACTGAGCAATATAATACCACCTGCCCATTTGTAGAAAAAGTATGGAACCGCAGCAGGCAAATAGCCGAAAAAAAATATACCGTAATTGTACACGGCAAGCCTACCCATGAAGAAACCCGTGCTACTTTTAGCCATGCTGCAAATAATACGGCAACGGTAATTATTAATAATATGGAAGAAGCGATGCAATTGGGAAAATATATTACCGGCGAAAAACCTGCAGCAGGTTTTTACGCTGAGTTTGCAAAGAGGTATTCGGATGGGTTTAACGTGGAAAAGGATTTACAAAGAATTGGGGTGGTAAACCAAACCACTATGCTGGCCAGCGATACACAATCCATTGCCGATTATTTAAAGCAGGTAATGATTAATAAATATCATTTAACGCCGGAAAATATTGATTTGCATTTTGCCGATACCAGAGATACCCTTTGCTATGCCACCAACGATAACCAGGGCGCTGTTTACAGCATGTTGCAACAAACGGCAGATATGGCCATAGTTGTTGGCGGCTATAATAGCAGTAATACCAGCCATTTGGTAGAATTATGCGAAGAGCAATTGCCTACCTATTTTATTAAAGATGAAAGTAAAATTATTTCTGCGGATGAAATAATGCATTTTAATTTTCATGATAAGGCAGAGAAAACATCGTCTCATTATTTGCCGGAGAAAAAACCGCTTCGCATACTCATCACCAGTGGCGCAAGTTGCCCCGATGCACTTGTGGAGCAGGTTATAGAAAAAATAATTTCCTTTTTTCCGGATGCAAAATCCATAAAAGATATAGAAGAAAATTTAAGGCAAACCTTATAG